From a region of the Osmia lignaria lignaria isolate PbOS001 chromosome 10, iyOsmLign1, whole genome shotgun sequence genome:
- the LOC117611557 gene encoding zinc finger protein 277, which translates to MNSEESQKNSLSDNVCNQVSTVYKSQFVGLDDKPYATKCLLCNLKFVLPQNEEELLIHLFEEHRLVIGDVWKIASLKSYIHYWSVKFKEEPVTNFCTTVLMNCTPDGQPCENERYFLLSDCIFEDKTLRDEIHRAKLEWVLTMQAKERTDTDFKRGCILCRMEFSGLRINYVKHLAQKHNLYLGKPDNLVFIDEFLDKIQSTIENLVCIYCEKLFKDRTVLKEHMRKKLHKRINPNNKEYDKFYINNYLEPGKSWRHKQIYFKGKRAEDQSSENEDEDTWSDWDDDEGVSISCLFCKYNDKHFHLILEHMKTNHDFDFKVASKDLTFYQKVKVVNYVRRQIYLQQCIFCEVKVNDVLEHMKEQSHFKIPTQKSWDQPEFYFPMCENDSFLYHLDTSDSSDGESDVENLTKSMCEISK; encoded by the exons ATGAACTCTGAAG AAAGCCAGAAAAATTCGTTATCAGACAATGTTTGTAATCAAGTTTCTACTGTATACAAATCTCAGTTTGTTGGACTTGACGATAAACCTTATGCTACAAAATGTCTTCTATGTAATTTAAAGTTTGTCCTTCCTCAAAATGAGGAAGAGCTTTTGATTCATTTATTTGAAGAACATCGACTTGTAATAGGAGATGTTTGGAAAATTGCAAGTTTGAAAAG TTACATACATTATTGGAGTGTTAAGTTTAAAGAAGAGCCAGTAACAAACTTCTGTACAACAGTATTAATGAACTGTACACCTGATGGTCAACCATGTGAAAATGAAAGATATTTTTTACTTTCTGATTGTATCTTTGAAGATAAAACATTAAGAGATGAAATACATAGAGCCAAATTG GAATGGGTACTAACAATGCAAGCAAAAGAGAGAACTGATACAGACTTCAAACGTGGTTGTATTTTGTGTCGAATGGAATTTTCAGGATTACGTATCAATTATGTAAAACATTTAGCACAGAAGCATAATTTATATTTGGGAAAACCAGATAACTTAGTGTTTATAGATGAATTTTTAGATAAGATTCAAAGTACTATAGAAAA TTTAGTGTGTATATATTGTGAAAAACTGTTTAAAGATCGTACAGTGTTAAAGGAACATATGCGTAAAAAGTTGCATAAACGTATAAATCCTAATAATAAAGAGTATGACAAATTTTACATAAACAACTACTTGGAACCTGGTAAATCTTGGAGACATAAACAG ATTTATTTTAAAGGAAAGAGAGCAGAAGATCAAAGCAGTGAAAATGAAGATGAAGATACATGGTCTGATTGGGATGATGATGAAGGTGTTAGTATATCATGCTTATTTTGCAAATACAATGATAAACACTTCCATCTTATTCTTGAACATATGAAAACAAACCATGACTTTGATTTTAAAGTTGCATCAAAGGACTTAACATTTTATCAAAAA GTAAAGGTGGTAAATTATGTGAGAAGACaaatttatttacaacaatGTATTTTCTGCGAAGTAAAGGTGAATGATGTTTTAGAACATATGAAAGAACAAAGTCACTTTAAAATACCTACACAGAAAAGTTGGGATCAACCAGA GTTTTATTTTCCAATGTGTGAAAATGATTCCTTTTTATATCATTTGGATACTAGCGATAGCAGTGATGGGGAAAGTGATGTCGAAAATCTTACAAAATCAATGTGTGAAATTTCGAAGTAA
- the LOC117611556 gene encoding putative inactive peptidyl-prolyl cis-trans isomerase-like 6 isoform X1: MMQNKVKSALFKTDCCSSLFENDYIKIKIVGIINTSAFQKARICAEKLYQHMSFKFTLPQIIEMFQIDWHEYIEKMKRQIGGKMWSLKRPVAVFINNEFIGSDMEFFHYISEDYIFSLPFGIEYYENIAIERCKQFMEKSKRIYVYFTFTINNRIAGSFVFMLYSDLLPLTCQHFLNLCNGYDEVKHCYRDAYYINTRVHRIVKNGWIQCGDAELSEISEDRAGNVPVIPDESYCIPHDRRGVLSMANDGKHCNQFQFIVCLKPNPWMNHYYVAFGQLIDGARTLKILESISTYYEHPIKQILILQCGEYCLEEEPKMEAESQVFLKHQPPSSIEGEATRIISDNMFDFYCITPWLDNIVDVIDVRDTASLLMVERYLNGLYCLSTDYMPGMDMRVYKKLSSVSIAKRNTTVKLYQLLRNFQPDNMTELEKRIFISDISEIIIAYIFYHEHNEFCLKHISMDTHRIIHKILENAHKIAQKVVEKAEKRSLISRECGSLNITKMFETCMQDILPSENCLLLLQDILNKAILCLIQVIDVQE, translated from the exons ATGATGCAAAATAAAGTTAAAAGTGCATTATTCAAAACAGACTGTTGTTCAAGTTTGTTTGAAAATGACTATATTAAGATTAAAATAGTAGGTATTATAAATACTAGTGCTTTTCAAAAAGCACGAATATGTGCAGAAAAATTGTATCAGCATATGtcatttaaatttacattgccGCAAATtatagaaatgtttcaaatagaCTGGCatgaatatattgaaaaaatgaaaaga CAAATTGGTGGAAAAATGTGGTCATTAAAACGGCCAGTAGCAGTTTTTATAAACAATGAATTTATTGGTAGTGATAtggaattttttcattatataagCGAAGATTATATTTTTAGTTTACCTTTTGGAATAGAATATTACGAAAATATTGCCATAGAGCGTTGTAAGCAATTTATGGAAAAATCTAAG AGAATATATGTTTATTTTACCTTTACTATAAACAATCGTATAGCCGGCTCGTTCGTATTTATG TTGTATTCTGATTTATTACCATTAACTTGCCAACATTTTTTAAACCTTTGTAATGGGTATGATGAAGTAAAACATTGTTATAGAGATGCTTATTATATAAATACACGTGTACATCGTATCGTTAAAAATGGATGGATTCAATGTGGAG ATGCTGAACTATCTGAAATCAGTGAAGATAGGGCAGGTAATGTACCTGTGATACCTGATGAGTCTTATTGTATTCCTCATGATCGTCGTGGAGTTCTTTCAATGGCAAATGATGGGAAACATTgtaatcaatttcaatttattgtaTGCTTAAAGCCCAATCCTTGGATGAATCATTACTATGTTGCCTTTGG GCAACTGATAGATGGTGCTagaactttaaaaatattagaaagtatTTCAACTTATTATGAACATCCTATTAAACAAATACTGATCTTACAATGTGGAGAGTATTGTCTTGAAGAAGAACCTAAAATGGAAGCAGAATCACAAGTTTTTCTT aaACATCAACCACCATCAAGTATCGAAGGAGAAGCTACAAGAATTATTAGTGACAATATGTTTGACTTTTATTGTATCACACCGTGGCTTGATAATATTGTAGATGTAATAGATGTCCGTGACACAGCATCCCTCTTAATGGTTGAACGATATTTAAATGGTCTTTATTGTCTTTCAACGGACTATATGCCAG GAATGGATATGCGTGTTTATAAAAAACTTAGTTCAGTTTCTATTGCAAAACGTAATACAACTGTTAAGCTCTATCAGttattaagaaattttcaaCCTGATAATATGACTGAACTagaaaaaagaatattcattTCAGACATTTCTGAAATCATTATAGCTTATATCTTTTATCATGAACATAATGAA TTTTGTTTAAAACACATTTCAATGGATACTCATAGaataatacataaaatattagaaaatgcaCATAAAATAGCACAGAAAGTTGTTGAAAAGGCTGAAAAGAGATCTTTAATTTCACGTGAATGCGGaagtttaaatattacaaa AATGTTTGAAACATGTATGCAAGATATATTACCTTCAGAAAATTGTTTGTTACTGCTGCAAGATATATTGAACAAAGCCATATTATGTTTAATACAAGTGATTGATGTGCAAGAATAA
- the LOC117611556 gene encoding putative inactive peptidyl-prolyl cis-trans isomerase-like 6 isoform X2: MMQNKVKSALFKTDCCSSLFENDYIKIKIVGIINTSAFQKARICAEKLYQHMSFKFTLPQIIEMFQIDWHEYIEKMKRQIGGKMWSLKRPVAVFINNEFIGSDMEFFHYISEDYIFSLPFGIEYYENIAIERCKQFMEKSKRIYVYFTFTINNRIAGSFVFMLYSDLLPLTCQHFLNLCNGYDEVKHCYRDAYYINTRVHRIVKNGWIQCGDAELSEISEDRAGNVPVIPDESYCIPHDRRGVLSMANDGKHCNQFQFIVCLKPNPWMNHYYVAFGQLIDGARTLKILESISTYYEHPIKQILILQCGEYCLEEEPKMEAESQVFLKHQPPSSIEGEATRIISDNMFDFYCITPWLDNIVDVIDVRDTASLLMVERYLNGLYCLSTDYMPGMDMRVYKKLSSVSIAKRNTTVKLYQLLRNFQPDNMTELEKRIFISDISEIIIAYIFYHEHNENV; encoded by the exons ATGATGCAAAATAAAGTTAAAAGTGCATTATTCAAAACAGACTGTTGTTCAAGTTTGTTTGAAAATGACTATATTAAGATTAAAATAGTAGGTATTATAAATACTAGTGCTTTTCAAAAAGCACGAATATGTGCAGAAAAATTGTATCAGCATATGtcatttaaatttacattgccGCAAATtatagaaatgtttcaaatagaCTGGCatgaatatattgaaaaaatgaaaaga CAAATTGGTGGAAAAATGTGGTCATTAAAACGGCCAGTAGCAGTTTTTATAAACAATGAATTTATTGGTAGTGATAtggaattttttcattatataagCGAAGATTATATTTTTAGTTTACCTTTTGGAATAGAATATTACGAAAATATTGCCATAGAGCGTTGTAAGCAATTTATGGAAAAATCTAAG AGAATATATGTTTATTTTACCTTTACTATAAACAATCGTATAGCCGGCTCGTTCGTATTTATG TTGTATTCTGATTTATTACCATTAACTTGCCAACATTTTTTAAACCTTTGTAATGGGTATGATGAAGTAAAACATTGTTATAGAGATGCTTATTATATAAATACACGTGTACATCGTATCGTTAAAAATGGATGGATTCAATGTGGAG ATGCTGAACTATCTGAAATCAGTGAAGATAGGGCAGGTAATGTACCTGTGATACCTGATGAGTCTTATTGTATTCCTCATGATCGTCGTGGAGTTCTTTCAATGGCAAATGATGGGAAACATTgtaatcaatttcaatttattgtaTGCTTAAAGCCCAATCCTTGGATGAATCATTACTATGTTGCCTTTGG GCAACTGATAGATGGTGCTagaactttaaaaatattagaaagtatTTCAACTTATTATGAACATCCTATTAAACAAATACTGATCTTACAATGTGGAGAGTATTGTCTTGAAGAAGAACCTAAAATGGAAGCAGAATCACAAGTTTTTCTT aaACATCAACCACCATCAAGTATCGAAGGAGAAGCTACAAGAATTATTAGTGACAATATGTTTGACTTTTATTGTATCACACCGTGGCTTGATAATATTGTAGATGTAATAGATGTCCGTGACACAGCATCCCTCTTAATGGTTGAACGATATTTAAATGGTCTTTATTGTCTTTCAACGGACTATATGCCAG GAATGGATATGCGTGTTTATAAAAAACTTAGTTCAGTTTCTATTGCAAAACGTAATACAACTGTTAAGCTCTATCAGttattaagaaattttcaaCCTGATAATATGACTGAACTagaaaaaagaatattcattTCAGACATTTCTGAAATCATTATAGCTTATATCTTTTATCATGAACATAATGAA AATGTTTGA